The genomic segment GCGGCCATGATGAGCCTGATTGGACACCCTCGGGTTGTCTTGAATACCGACCCGGATCGGTTTATCGAGGTCGTGGAGGGTCGTCCTGAAATAGTGGTGGCACGTACCGATGATGGACTCGAGGTGAGGGTCGAACCGCCGTCGCTTGCCGATCTCGTCGATCAAGCCAACGCGACAAGTTGGGGTCGGGCTCCAGATGCAGAGATCTTACGCGTGATGGTGGAGCCCCCCTCTCGGCTCGTGGTGATCCGGCTCTCGAAGGCCCAACGGCAGGCGATTCAGCTGATGGGCAAGCGCTTCCAAGTCCCTCGTGAGGCTGTTCGAGATATGGACTCAACGTTAGCGGCTCTGAGCGCTCACTTCGAGATCCAGTCTGACGAAGTCGTCACGGGGCGATTGGTCGACGCAGTCTCGAAACTCCGCTGTGAACTCAAACCGCAGGGAGAGGGGATCACCATGCGCATTGTGGCAGCCCCACTCGGACCGCAGGGTCCACGATTGGTTCCTGGTGTCGGGCGTGCCAAAGTGGTGGCAAGGATCGACGCAGAGACGGTGGCGACGACTCGTGATCTCGATTGGGAGGCAGAGCTCGCCAACAGAGTCATTGAGGCACTGGGGGTCGCTCACGGCGATATCGCGAATGAGATCGACTTCCCCACGGCAGACGAGGCACTAGATGCACTCGAGACGCTCAACGCCTTTCTTGATGAACTAGATCTTGACTGGCCCAAGGGCAAGGCGATTCAGGTGCTCTCGCCCGGTTTAGGTGCACTACGGGTCTCGGTGTCGAGTCAGAAGGACTGGTTGGCGGTCAGAGGCGGGATAGCGCTCGACGACGAGAAGGTGTTCGCGCTCAAAGAGCTGATGACTGCTGCCACCAGTGGTGCGAAGTTTGTGACGCTCAAGGAGGGTCAGTACCTCGCTTTAACCGGATCGTTGAAGGAGAGGGTCCTTGAACTCGCGGCAATTACCGATAACTCTGGTAAGGAGATCAAAGCCTCCAAGTTGGCGGTCGGGGCCCTTGAGGAGCTTACCGATGGGGCCACTGCGACGTTTGATACGAGCGCGGCGCAGCTCATCGAGCGGTTGCACCAGGCCCAGAAGTTGGTTCCTCTTGTCCCTTCAACCCTCGAAGCGGAGCTACGACCCTACCAACGTGAGGGTTTTGCCTGGGCGATTCGTCTGGCTGAGGCAGGGTTTGGTGCGTGTCTCGCCGATGACATGGGATTGGGCAAGACACTCCAGGCGCTGGCGGTGGCGCTTGCACGGGTGCGAAGCGACGGTGACCCGACGCTGGTAGTCTGTCCGACCTCGGTGGTGGACAACTGGATCAACGAGACGTTGCGTTTTGCCCCCACACTCAACCCGATCAACTTCGCTCGGGCAGATCGATCGAGGGTGGTTGCCGATGCAAGCGGCCACGATGTCCTTGTCGTCTCCTACAGCGTTGTGATCCAAGACGAGGATCTACTCTCCTCGCGTCACTGGAGGACGCTCATCGTCGATGAGGCCCAGGCGATCAAAAACATCGCTGCAAAGCGTACGCAAGCGCTGAGTGGTCTCGATGCGGACTTCAAGATGGCGCTATCGGGTACACCGATCGAAAATCACTTGACCGAACTCTATTCGATCGTGAATTTCCTCAATCCAGGGCTGTTAGGGACCCCCACACAGTTCGGGAGACGATTCGTGACGCCAGTGGAGCGTGATAAGGATCAAAGTGCGCGGCGGCGTCTTCGAAAAATAGTCGGCCCCTTTGTGCTGCGACGCTTGAAGACCGATGTGCTCACCGACTTGCCACCAAGAACCGAACTCACACTGACGGTGGAGCCACGAGAAGATGAGGCACACTTCTATGAGGCGATGCGCCTGCGCGCGATCGAGGCCGCCGAGGTGGCTCTTGAACACAATGAGGCCCAAGCTAGCTTCCATATCCTCGCAGAGCTCACGCGACTCCGTCGGGCCGCCTGCGATATCCGGTTGGCTGAACCCACCTTTGGTGTCGTAGGTTCCAAGGTGGAGGCGCTCTTGGAGCTCGCGAGTGAAATCCAAGACAACGGACATCAGGCACTTGTGTTTTCACAGTTTGTTGACTTTCTCTCGCTCCTGCGTCAGGCCTTTGATGCGGCGGGACTTCGTTACCAATACCTCGATGGGTCGACACCGGCAAGTCAACGAGCGCGTGAGGTGGAAAGCTTCCAGTCAGGAGACGCGAACTTCTTCCTCATCAGCATCAAGGCGGGCGGGGTCGGTCTGAATCTCACAGCGGCTGATTACGTGATTATCGCTGATCCGTGGTGGAACCCTGCGGTCGAGGAGCAGGCGATGGGTAGGGCGCATCGTATTGGCCAGAGCCGACCAGTGACCTCGTATCGGCTGATTGCGCGGGGGACGATCGAGGAGACCATCACCGAACTGCATGCATCCAAGCTCGCCTTGGCCGAGGGAGTCCTTGGTGAGGACGAATCGATGGGGTCGCTTCCGTCAGCCCGCGATCTCATCGAGTTGATGTACGAACGGTAAGTCCAGTACTCCTCGCGTTGGCTTCGGTTGGCCGCGCAGGAGGGATGCTCCATGAGAGGTGTGGTTCGCGTCGTCGACGCGTATCTTGGCTCTCTGGTCCTGCCCATAGTTTGCCTCTCAGAAACCCCTCTGGATGACGCACGAGACGAGTGAGATGCGGCGATCTATTGCGTCTCGGTATAGGGAGTAGGAACTCGACGAAAGATACTGTAAATGACGATATCGTAGGCTGCTTTGAGTCCGCCCGCTATGACGAAGGGATACGCAAAGAGCGAGGTACTCGAGAGAAAGACTCCTGCGATGAGTGGTGACGCTCCCGTTCCGAGACTCCGTGCGCCATTGGTTGTCGCGGCGAGGTACCCGCGATCCTCGGCATCGACGATCGCCATCGTATAGGCCTGGCGGGTGGGGACGTCCATCTGCGACAGCATGTGACGTGCAAGTAGGACCACTGCAGCGAGGAGGCCTGTGGGGGCAAAGGGTACAAGTGCGAGGAGAATGTTGGAGGGTAAGTGAGTGAAAACCATGGTGTTCAAGAGCCCAAAGCGTTTGGAGATTGAGGCGGCTACCAAGGATGACAGTGCGGAGAAAAGGTTGGTACCAAAAAAGAGCAGCCCGATCTGGGTGAGGTCAAAGCCAAACTTGACACGAAACCAGTAGACGAGGAGCCCTTGCACAATCAAACCTCCTCCAAAGGCATCCACGGTGAACAGAGCGGTGAGCGTGCGGACCACCTTGCGGACCTGGGGTGTCGGGCGATGGCGGGGTTGCGACTGCACGGCCTCAGGGTCGTTGATGATCTGTTCCACCGAGTTCGGAACCACCGCATAGAGAATGAGTTGGATCAGGGCGATTGCGCTATAGGCGAGGACAACGACGCGAAACAGGCCAGTTGAGATCTCTGAGGCATGCCCTAGCCCGAAGCCGAGCAGGGCGGCGATCAATGCACCAACCGCGGTGGCCGTGTAGCCGACCAAGGTGAACCAGGCATAGGTCTTCGTGCGTGCGTGTCCCTTGACAAGTTTCGAGAGCATCGCCTGTTCGATACCGAGGAAGAGTCCGACCTCCTTGCCGGTTGGAGAGATGCTGCCCAGGATGATGATGACGCCGAGGAGGAGTGGCTCCTTGGTCACCAGGAGGAAGGGAGCGGCGACGAACCAGAGAAACGAACTGAGCATGAGCAGCCGACGCCGGCCGAAGTGGTCGACGTAACGACCAATGAAGAGGGAGATCAGTGACGACCCGAGTAGCGCGACGGTGAACAAAGCTCCAATCTCAAGAGCCGAGATATGTTGTTCGTGCCAGTAGAGCGGCAGGATGATGGCAATCACACCAAAGCCCACTTCGCGCAGGGCCCGAGCGATCAGCAGAAACCAGGCTGCTCGGTCCCTTGGCGTCGGCTCCTCGTTGTTCTTGGTCATGTTGTGTACTTTCTTGTCCGGGAGTGCCCTCTTTCTTTCCAGTACAACCTAGCCAACGACACCGGAGGTTGTGTAGGCACCTAGGAGGTGTCTTGATCGTACGATCGTTGTCAGTTGTGTCTGCTGGCGTGGCGGTCGAGGTTGATCAATGCCTTCGTCCGGTCGCTAAAAGCGCATTGCCTGTTCGGTGGGAAGGAGAAAGTGAGTGGGAAAATGATTGCAGTTACCAAGGAAATAGCAACCGCTACCTACGCATTTCCTAAGGATTCGCGTTCTAAGGACGGAATGAGCGTGCCGAGAGAAGTATGCTTAGCAGGGTGCTATTTGCCCTCATTTTCGCCTTCTTTATCACCCAGCTCTCGATTCTTTTGACAACGGTCTATTTGCACCGCACACTATCGCACAAGGCGCTAAAGCTAGCTCCTGCGGCT from the Ferrimicrobium sp. genome contains:
- a CDS encoding DEAD/DEAH box helicase; the protein is MSRLLSHTATCLAKAMALQWGLTTKKLSYEVLDSMVRAGIVDGPITKTKSDAAWIELDVAGYLLSDRVAGYAKIAGELGNDLYFELIETVHHSELVGVLRSAGYRAYAMDRYLDIGRLRLNAMRRPGSANEHARYAMHGLEADELREAFFDRFDPRLFENLAPEWSELVAAQALASHLWDFDASVMDMVQVLLDQEFVDPQLHLALAQVLFLRGQIDQVQSYIGDELGLYAPFFDALELIRSGEYALGAQTYASAMAGYTKVTRTRSAPLYPVTEFWYPMALLASGTAADLERALKYCIASSHSKNPPRFSLFGKWAHAIRVRLGREGLDPDVFVQPYARGLDALSDLLLINWLAPELESVRSKTGEHLQRAHDRAQAVFAPCGFVRLVELTTTAFVHATGGEDAAPFFVGAPQPHWQLVLDSLRALGEEAPERISRYVWMINQTGNGHLRSVEPCLQTKGVRGWGKPKTVSLARLVSDSELPGEDARVLRSIRKLSGGGGGRYELDLGAAMMSLIGHPRVVLNTDPDRFIEVVEGRPEIVVARTDDGLEVRVEPPSLADLVDQANATSWGRAPDAEILRVMVEPPSRLVVIRLSKAQRQAIQLMGKRFQVPREAVRDMDSTLAALSAHFEIQSDEVVTGRLVDAVSKLRCELKPQGEGITMRIVAAPLGPQGPRLVPGVGRAKVVARIDAETVATTRDLDWEAELANRVIEALGVAHGDIANEIDFPTADEALDALETLNAFLDELDLDWPKGKAIQVLSPGLGALRVSVSSQKDWLAVRGGIALDDEKVFALKELMTAATSGAKFVTLKEGQYLALTGSLKERVLELAAITDNSGKEIKASKLAVGALEELTDGATATFDTSAAQLIERLHQAQKLVPLVPSTLEAELRPYQREGFAWAIRLAEAGFGACLADDMGLGKTLQALAVALARVRSDGDPTLVVCPTSVVDNWINETLRFAPTLNPINFARADRSRVVADASGHDVLVVSYSVVIQDEDLLSSRHWRTLIVDEAQAIKNIAAKRTQALSGLDADFKMALSGTPIENHLTELYSIVNFLNPGLLGTPTQFGRRFVTPVERDKDQSARRRLRKIVGPFVLRRLKTDVLTDLPPRTELTLTVEPREDEAHFYEAMRLRAIEAAEVALEHNEAQASFHILAELTRLRRAACDIRLAEPTFGVVGSKVEALLELASEIQDNGHQALVFSQFVDFLSLLRQAFDAAGLRYQYLDGSTPASQRAREVESFQSGDANFFLISIKAGGVGLNLTAADYVIIADPWWNPAVEEQAMGRAHRIGQSRPVTSYRLIARGTIEETITELHASKLALAEGVLGEDESMGSLPSARDLIELMYER
- a CDS encoding MFS transporter, whose amino-acid sequence is MTKNNEEPTPRDRAAWFLLIARALREVGFGVIAIILPLYWHEQHISALEIGALFTVALLGSSLISLFIGRYVDHFGRRRLLMLSSFLWFVAAPFLLVTKEPLLLGVIIILGSISPTGKEVGLFLGIEQAMLSKLVKGHARTKTYAWFTLVGYTATAVGALIAALLGFGLGHASEISTGLFRVVVLAYSAIALIQLILYAVVPNSVEQIINDPEAVQSQPRHRPTPQVRKVVRTLTALFTVDAFGGGLIVQGLLVYWFRVKFGFDLTQIGLLFFGTNLFSALSSLVAASISKRFGLLNTMVFTHLPSNILLALVPFAPTGLLAAVVLLARHMLSQMDVPTRQAYTMAIVDAEDRGYLAATTNGARSLGTGASPLIAGVFLSSTSLFAYPFVIAGGLKAAYDIVIYSIFRRVPTPYTETQ